In Lathamus discolor isolate bLatDis1 chromosome 1, bLatDis1.hap1, whole genome shotgun sequence, the following are encoded in one genomic region:
- the FEZF1 gene encoding fez family zinc finger protein 1, producing the protein MDNSGHHTATKILATPPARESLSARSNMISTPKPLAFSIERIMARTPEPRSIPVPQLLHGSVAKGDPKHPLHLNSSIPCMIPFVPVAYDPLPKAAVAGAEPRKAHLDSSSSPSFSCGDLLNCALSLKGDFPRDALPLQQYKLVRPRVVNHSSFHAMGALCYFNRGDSPCHPSSSINIHPVASYFLSSPLHPQPKAYLAERNKLVLPAVDKYPAGVAFKDLSQTQLQHYMKESAQILSEKIAYKTSEFSRGSPSSKPKVFTCEVCGKVFNAHYNLTRHMPVHTGARPFVCKVCGKGFRQASTLCRHKIIHTQEKPHKCNQCGKAFNRSSTLNTHTRIHAGYKPFVCEFCGKGFHQKGNYKNHKLTHSGEKQFKCNICNKAFHQVYNLTFHMHTHNDKKPFTCPTCGKGFCRNFDLKKHVRKLHDSALGLPRAPAELGGPDQPPAPAGPLLPGPPPLQP; encoded by the exons ATGGACAATAGTGGCCACCACACGGCGACCAAAATCCTAGCGACTCCTCCAGCCAGAGAAAGCCTGTCTGCCAGGAGCAACATGATCAGCACGCCCAAGCCCCTCGCCTTCTCCATTGAGCGCATCATGGCGCGGACGCCAGAGCCCCGCTCCATCCCCGTCCCGCAGCTCCTCCACGGCTCCGTGGCCAAAGGCGACCCCAAGCACCCGCTGCACCTCAACTCCTCCATCCCCTGCATGATCCCCTTTGTCCCGGTGGCGTACGACCCCCTGCCCAAAGCGGCGGTGGCCGGAGCGGAACCCAGGAAGGCTCATTTAGACTCCTCTTCCTCGCCCTCCTTTAGCTGCGGCGATCTCTTGAACTGTGCCCTGAGCTTGAAAGGAGATTTCCCCCGCGATGCCCTGCCCTTGCAGCAGTACAAACTGGTAAGACCCCGAGTGGTCAATCACTCCTCCTTCCACGCCATGGGAGCCCTGTGCTATTTCAACCGAGGCGACAGCCCTTGTCACCCGTCCTCCAGTATCAACATCCACCCGGTGGCTTCTTATTTTCTCAGCTCCCCCTTGCACCCGCAGCCCAAGGCTTACCTGGCGGAGAGGAACAAGCTGGTGCTGCCGGCCGTGGACAAGTACCCGGCGGGGGTGGCCTTCAAGGACTTGTCTCAGACCCAGCTGCAGCACTACATGAAAGAGAGCGCCCAGATCCTCTCGGAAAAAATCGCCTACAAGACGTCGGAGTTCAGCCGCGGCTCCCCGAGCAGCAAGCCCAAAGTTTTCACGTGTGAAGTTTGTGGAAAG GTATTTAATGCACATTATAACTTAACTCGCCATATGCCGGTGCACACGGGAGCCAGACCCTTTGTTTGCAAAGTTTGCGGGAAGGGCTTCAGACAGGCAAGCACGCTCTGCCGGCACAAGATAATCCATACCCAG GAAAAGCCACACAAGTGCAACCAGTGCGGCAAAGCCTTTAACCGGAGCTCGACCCTGAACACGCACACGAGAATACACGCTGGCTACAAACCTTTTGTTTGTGAATTTTGTGGCAAAGGATTTCACCAGAAAG GCAATTACAAAAACCACAAGCTGACTCACAGCGGCGAGAAGCAATTCAAGTGCAATATCTGCAACAAGGCTTTCCACCAGGTGTACAACCTGACGTTCCACATGCACACCCACAACGACAAGAAGCCCTTCACCTGCCCCACCTGCGGCAAAGGCTTCTGCAGGAACTTTGACCTCAAGAAGCACGTCCGCAAGCTGCATGACAGCGCCCTGGGACTGCCCCGGGCCCCCGCAGAGCTGGGGGGGCCTGACCAGCCGCCGGCCCCAGCCGGGCCGCTGCTGCCGGGCCCGCCACCGCTCCAGCCTTGA